The Candidatus Cloacimonadota bacterium region GAAAGAATACCAGATCCGTCCGGTGTTGGGAAAGCAGTTCCAGATCGCCTTCCAGGTCACGGGGATATTTGCCCAGATCTTCTTTCGGGCCGAACTGGGCGGGATTCACGTAGATCGAAACCACTGTCAGGTCCGTCTCCATCGCGCAGCGCTCCACCAGGGAAAGATGGCCGCGGTGCAGGGCGCCCATCGTAGGCACAAAGCCGACTTTCCGGCCTTGCCTGGCCTCTGCCAGAGCCTGGCGGACTTCTGCGACCATTTTGCAAACCCGCATTATTTAACCGGTTCGTTGCCCTCGCCCAAAATAATGATCTTGGGCTGGATGGTTTCCATTTCCTTCTCGTCCATCAGGCCGTAGTTGACCACGATGATCTTGTCTCCTGTGTGCACCATCCGGGCCGCGGCGCCGTTGATGCTGATCTTGCGGCTGCCGGGTTCCGCGGCGATGATGTAGGTGGAAAACCTCGCCCCGTTGTTCACGTCCCAAATCTCCACGCGCTCGTGCTCGTGCATGCCGCTAAGCTGC contains the following coding sequences:
- a CDS encoding aspartate 1-decarboxylase, which translates into the protein MLRYKLLSKLHRATVTECDLNYNASIQIDSELLQLSGMHEHERVEIWDVNNGARFSTYIIAAEPGSRKISINGAAARMVHTGDKIIVVNYGLMDEKEMETIQPKIIILGEGNEPVK